The following is a genomic window from uncultured Hyphomonas sp..
CGGGGCCTGGCATGTGAATTTGTGTTTTGTGCTGAATTTCATGCATTTTAAAGGCCAGTCCGGCACTCTCCCGGTTCAAGTGGATTCCCGGCGCCGGACACTCTTCAGAAAGTGCCGCTGGGATTGCGGGTGACTTGCCCGGAAATTGCATATTGTACGCAAGCATAACAGTGTAATCAGGACCCGATGCCTGCAGAGCCCGCGCAAACGACGTATGACGAGACCAAGGTCGCGATCATTATTCCGCTTTACAATGATGAAGTGAACATCGCGCGTGCGCTCGAAAGTGCCGTCGCGCAGAAGCCGCCGGAAGGCATTCGCTTCGAAGTGCTGGTGGTTGATGACGGGTCGAAGGATGCCGGTCCGGAGATCGCTGAGGATTATGCCCGCCGGTTCGACAATGTGACCTTCCTGCGCATGGAACAGAATGGCGGTCCCGCGGCAGCGCGGAACCGGGCCCTTCGGGAAACAGACGCGGGCTGGTTCACGCCATTCGACAGTGACGACATGATGCTGCCCGAACGGATCGGAGCATTGTTGCAAAAGGCTCAGGCGGGCGATTTCGATATTGTCGCAGACAATCTGCTGATCAGTTCGACCAGCGCGCCGGAAACGGTGAGCCGTCATCTCTGGCCGGACAAGCCGCCTGGCGATGTGCCGCTCTCCACCGAATTGTTTGTGAACCGCTCCTACGCTGCAGAAATGGCAAGGACGGAGCTTGGCTTTCTCAAGCCGCTCATCCGCCGGCGGGCTGTGAAGTGCGGGGCGGAGCCTTATCAGCCGGATCTCCGGTTTGGTGAGGACTTTGAACTTTATGCCCGCCTGCTGGCGGATGGTGCGAAAGCAGTCCTGACCGAGCCCGAAGGATACCTGTTTGTCGTACGCGAAGGGTCTGCTTCTCACCGCCAAGGCGCCGCCGATCATCGCAAGCTGGCACTGATGGGCCGGAAACTGCTGAAACGGGAAGGGCTCGCACCGGCCGAAAAGGCTGCTTTCTCAGGTTTTACCCGGTATTGCGAGCGGGAATGGGCCGCCTGGACGGCGATCGAGGCTATTCGCGAGAAGAACCCAGTGAACTTGATGAAGGCGTTCACGATTTCGGCGCCGGCCGGTCTGCATGTTGCCGGCAATCTCCTCAAGGCCGTCGGCGCAAAGCTGACTGGCAGCGGCCGGCCAACGGCGGGGCGCTCAGCCTGACGGGGTGGTTGTTTCGGGGACAGTCCTGAAGTTTGGACGGGTGAAAGGGCGCGACGCCCGGCCCATGCCCGGTACAGCCGGTTTCAGAAGGGTGTGCCGGCCAAAATCAAAGTTAATTTTGTGAGTCCGAGGCACCGCCGCTTGAAAAGGTACGTGCAACAGGGGAGATTGGCTGGAAAACTCGCCGTATCGGCTAGTTCTTGTGTATCTAAAGGTTAACAACCTCCTGAAACCTTGCAGGTCGATGGTATGACACTTGCAAAACGATTGAGGTAAATGACGGCCTGTACGCTTAATCCGGCGCGTTTGTGAGGGAATACAGAAAAAATGAACCACGTTAAAAGACTTTGCCTTCTCTCGGTTGCAGGCGGTAGCCTCATCGCCGGATCCGCTGCGGCGCAGGGGCAGGGTGCGGACAATTATTACAGCCGTGACAAGTACGAAGCCGTGAAAGACCGCTACCAGCCGGCTTTCGATCCCGAGCCGATCCGTCTCGGCACGTTTCTGGTGGATGCGACCGCCTTGATGAGTGCGACGTACAACTCGAACGTCTATGCTCAGAACAATAACGAAGAGTCCGACGTGATCGTCCGCATCGGCGGCGAGGTTGTTGGCCGCACGAACTGGAATGTTCACGAAGTCGGCTTCGATGTTTCAGCCTACCAAAATGAATATCTGGACCTTTCGGATGAGTCCGCGCCGACGCTTCACGCAGGCCTTAACGGCCGTCTGGACGTGTCCCGCGACTTCTCGGTGGGCGCCCGCGTCTATGCCGACAAGGCCGTCGAGCCGCGTTATGAACCGGCAGGTCTTGGCGGGCTTGAGGAGCCGATCGAATACACGGTCGCTGGCGGTGAAGTCCGTGCCGACTACTCCAATGACCGGTTCCGCTGGAACAACGCAGTCGGCATCACCGATTACAACTACAAGGATGGCCGGATCATCGGTTCCGGCGCCGTCGCTGACCAGGATTTCCGTGACCGCCAGAATACCTATGGCCGCACACGTCTGTCCTATGCCGTGTCGCCCGATTTTGCGGTCTACGCGCAAGGCACGATGCACGACGAATCCTATGACTCACCGCAAAACGTTGGTGGGCAGCCCCGGTTTCGTGATTCCGAAGGCTACACTCTTGCCGCCGGTGTCGATTTCGAACTCCAGGCTCTGATCCGCGGTGATGTCGCCATTGGTTATCTCAATGAGGACAAGAAGGACGACTATTTTGCGGACGTTGACGGCCTGTCCCTTGATGCCCGTATCCAATGGTTCCCGTCGCGTCTGACGACCGTCACCTTCACAGGCAGCCGCCGTGTGTCTGACACCGGTGTCTTCCTGTCGCCGAGCGCACTGGCCACTACTTATCGCGCCGAAGTCGACCACGAAATTCGCCGGAACCTGATCCTGTCTGCTCATGCTGGGTTCACCGACTATGAGTATCAGGAAATCGATCGGACCGACGAGATGTCCAACATTGGTGTGGCGGCGAAATACAAGATGAACAAGCGCCTGCACATTGATGCCTTCGCGCGCCATCTTGCCTGGGACTCCAGCGGGGCGGATGTCGCCTTCGTGCCATCCTACGGGATCAATCTGATCGGCGTGGAACTTCGGTTCCATCCTTAAGCAAGGGCGGACCTGTCCGCTTCTCCTGCTCACTCTAATCTTCGGTGTGGTGTTTTGACCAAGAGCTTCAGCTTCGAGCTACCTTCCCAGATCGCAGGCCATGATGGGCCGTCCGGTGAAGAGGCGTCTTTTGACCTGAAATCTCTGATCGGCATGGTCTACCGCCGGTTCTGGCTGATCGTGTCCGGATTTCTGGTCGTCTTTCTGGCTGTGGCTTACATCACGTTCACGGCGACGCCGGTTTACAAGGCTTCGACGACGATCCAGCTGGGCGCGAACCAGGAGAACGTTATCGACCTCGGTAGCGTTCTGGGCGGGATCGTTGCCAATACGGCTGCGATCGACACCGAAGTGATGGTCATCAGCTCCAAATCCCTGCTGTCAAAAGTCGCCGACCGGCAGAAACTGATCGAGGACCCGGAATTCAACTGGACCCTTGTGGAATACAAGCCGGGATTGATCGATGGCCTCGTGACGCCGATCAAGAAAGGCCTTGGCATGCGGACCGAGCGGGTCGACCCTTATGCCGGCCTCAGCGCTGAAGAGCGTGAGGCCGCCATCATGGAGTCCGTCGTCGAGGCGCTTTCCGGGCGTGTCAACGTGTCCCGCGTCGGCACGACTTACCTTCTGACAGTTGAGGTCATGTCCACATCGCCGGAGACGGCAGCCCGCCTGGCCAATGCCGTTGCCGACCAGTATCGCGTGCAGCAGCTTGATACCAAGCTGGATGCAACCCGCCGGGCAACAGAGTGGCTGGGCGAACGCGTTTCTGGTCTGCGCGATGAAGTTGCGGAAAAAGAAAACCGTGTTGAAGTCTATCGCGCACAGAACGGCCTCGACACGGCGATGGGCACCACGCTGGCCGAACAGAAAATTGCCGACCTGACCAAGCAGAAGACGCAGCTTGACTTTGATCTTAGCCAGGCTCGCGCGCGTTATGAAAACATGCGCAGACAGATCGATTCCGGTACTGGCGTCGACGGCATCAGCGAAGTGCTTAACTCTCCCTTGGTTGCCCGGCTGAAAGAACAGCTTTCGATCCTGCGGGGGCGCGTCGCGGAACTGGAAACCAAACTGGGTCCGCAGCACCCAGAGCTGATTGGTGCACGAAACGAGGTTGTTGACGTCGAGCGCCAGATGACAGCAGAGGTGAACCGGATCGCTGAAAACCTCGAAAGCGAGGTCAAAGCGCTGCAGGATCAGGTCAATGCAATTCAGGGCCGTCTCAATCAGGCGAATGCCCAGTTGCGTGGGAACTCCATCGCCAGTGTGCGCCTGCGGGAACTTGAGCGCGATGCTGAAACGAGCCGTGTTCTGTATGAAGAGTTTATCGCCCGTTCGAAGGAAACCAGCGTGCAGGATGACCTCGTCCAGGCGGATGCGGCGATCCTGTCGGCGGCGTCAGTTCCCGGGAGCCCGGCTGCGCCGAAGAAGAAACTGAACCTCCTGATCGGCGCGGTCCTTGGCGCTGCGATCGGTGCTGCGATGGCCATCATCGCCGAGATGTTCGATGCCAAGATCAGCTCGACCGAAGACATCGAACGCAAGCTGGGTGTGTCGGCCATCGGCTCCGTGCCGCTGATCCGTGCGTCCAGCCTGTTTGGCCTTGGCCAGACCAACCCGGCCGACTACCTCGTCGAAAACCCCTTATCAGCGTACGCGGAAAGTGTGCGCTACTTACGAGCGGCGATTGCCTTCTCGGATCTCGATAGCGAGACCAAGACGGTGGCGATCACTTCGTCGCTGCCGGATGAAGGCAAGACCAGCCTTACGCTCAGCCTTGGCCGCATGTCGGCGATGTCCGGCTCGCGCACGATTGTCATCGATGGCGACTTCCGCCGCCGTCAGCTGACCGAAGCAGCAGGCATGTCGCCGGAAATCGGTTTCATCGAACACCTGTTCGGTGCGGGCCAGTTGTCGGATGCGATCCAGAAAGACAGCAAGACGATGCTGGACATCCTTCCATTGTCCCAGTCCGGCCACACACCGCATGACGTGTTCGGCACACGCGCTTTTGACGACCTGCTGTCACGTCTTCGCTCGATGTATGATCTTATCCTGATCGATACGGGCCCGCTGTTGCTGATGGCGGAAGCACGTGTGGTTGCGGGCAAGGTCGACAAGACCATCCTGATGGTGCGCTGGCGCCATTCAACCCGCGCTGCCGTGAAGCAATCCCTGAACCTGCTGCGGTCGTTCAATGCTGACATCCTGGGTGCGACACTGAACATGGTGGACCTGAACCGCCGCCGTCACCACCGTGACCCGGGCGCCAGCTACAAGGCCTACCGCAAGTATTACCAGATGGAGACCAAGAAGTCCGTGTTCGGCTTCGACCTCAACGGTGCCGGCAAGCGGAAGAAAGGCAGCAAGGGGCCGGTGGCCGTCCAGACGCCGCCCGAGCACGCCAAGAAAACGGTCGAAGAAGAAGTCCCTGTGGGATTTGAATAACCGGTACGAAGCGGGACGGATCCATGTCAGGAGATGCGCGGATCGCGAAACCATCCATGGAACGCGAGGCCGTGAAAGGCTCGCGACCATGGCGCGTGGCCTATTTTGGCCATGACGCCGGTGACGCCGCCATTCGCCGCCGTGTCCGCGCCTTTGAAGATGATGGCGTGACCGTCGCGGGTTTCATGATGCGCCGCGGCGATGACCAGAAAACCGAGTGGCAGAATATCGATCTCGGCCGGACCGCCGATGGTGCTTTCCTTCAGCGGATACGTCAGGTTTTTGCCGGCGCAGCAATCGCTGCAGGCGAGCGGGAGGAATTGGCGTCGGCAGATGTGATTGTCGCCCGCAATCTCGACATGCTCGCATGTGCGTTCCTCGCGAAGCGCAAGGCGAAACTGGATACGCCGGTGATTTATGAGTCGCTCGACATTCACCGGCTCCTCTGCCGTCAGGATGTGATCGGCAAACTGCTGCGCTCTCTGGAAGGCAGCCTGCTGCGCCGGACGCGGGGCCTGGTCGTCAGTTCTCCGGCTTTCCTGAAAAACCATTTCGAGCGGTACTATCCGGGACAATTCCGGGCCTTCCTTGTGGAAAACAGGCTCGCTGCAGGTGCGGCGTACGGGCCGCGGCCCGCGCCTCAAATGCCGGCAGGGGACCGGCCACTCCGTCTTGGCTGGGTTGGCGTTTTGCGGTGCCAGCGATCATTCGATTTGCTGTGTGCTTTGGCGGATCGGTTCCCGGAGACTCTGGAAATCCACCTTCACGGGGTTCCGGCGCGCACGGAAATCCCTGTGTTCGAACCTGAAGTCTCAAATCATCCGAACATGATCTATCATGGTCGCTACAAGTCACCCGAAGATCTGTCCAGGCTCTACGGTAGTCTTGATATGGTCTGGGCCGGCGACTTCATGGAGGCTGGCTTCAACTCGGTCTGGCTGTTGCCGAACCGGATTTACGAAGGCGGTTATTACTGCGTTCCCGCCATTGCGCCCGCCAAAACCCAGACGGCCGAATGGGTCAGCGGGCGCCAGGGGGGCTTCGTCATTGAAGAGCCGCTCGAAGAAACGCTGCCAGCACTGATCTCCAAATTGCTCGACGATCGCGCGTCGATCCTCGCGTGCGCGAATGCACTGGCTGAATGTCCTGAAGATGACTTTGTCCAGCCTGATGGCATGCTGTCCGATGTCGTGAACGCGGTGCTTGAAGCGGGGCGCGCATCATGAATGTCATGTCCCGCAAGATGAAGGTGACAGAAGACACCACGCTCGTCTGGGCCAAGGTCTTCTCGGAAGACAAGAGCGCTCCGATCTGGTTCCAGGCCATCGTGACCGCCTGGTTCTTCTCGACCTATATCGATTTCCCCGCTGTGACGGCCGTGCGCTATTTGCTTGTGCTGGCCCTGTTCGGAGTTATCGCCCTGAAGAGCGCGACCGTGCTGCCGACTGTCGTGCGCGCATGGCCTCTGTTCGTCATGCCG
Proteins encoded in this region:
- a CDS encoding glycosyltransferase family 2 protein; this translates as MPAEPAQTTYDETKVAIIIPLYNDEVNIARALESAVAQKPPEGIRFEVLVVDDGSKDAGPEIAEDYARRFDNVTFLRMEQNGGPAAARNRALRETDAGWFTPFDSDDMMLPERIGALLQKAQAGDFDIVADNLLISSTSAPETVSRHLWPDKPPGDVPLSTELFVNRSYAAEMARTELGFLKPLIRRRAVKCGAEPYQPDLRFGEDFELYARLLADGAKAVLTEPEGYLFVVREGSASHRQGAADHRKLALMGRKLLKREGLAPAEKAAFSGFTRYCEREWAAWTAIEAIREKNPVNLMKAFTISAPAGLHVAGNLLKAVGAKLTGSGRPTAGRSA
- a CDS encoding outer membrane beta-barrel protein, with protein sequence MNHVKRLCLLSVAGGSLIAGSAAAQGQGADNYYSRDKYEAVKDRYQPAFDPEPIRLGTFLVDATALMSATYNSNVYAQNNNEESDVIVRIGGEVVGRTNWNVHEVGFDVSAYQNEYLDLSDESAPTLHAGLNGRLDVSRDFSVGARVYADKAVEPRYEPAGLGGLEEPIEYTVAGGEVRADYSNDRFRWNNAVGITDYNYKDGRIIGSGAVADQDFRDRQNTYGRTRLSYAVSPDFAVYAQGTMHDESYDSPQNVGGQPRFRDSEGYTLAAGVDFELQALIRGDVAIGYLNEDKKDDYFADVDGLSLDARIQWFPSRLTTVTFTGSRRVSDTGVFLSPSALATTYRAEVDHEIRRNLILSAHAGFTDYEYQEIDRTDEMSNIGVAAKYKMNKRLHIDAFARHLAWDSSGADVAFVPSYGINLIGVELRFHP
- a CDS encoding polysaccharide biosynthesis tyrosine autokinase is translated as MTKSFSFELPSQIAGHDGPSGEEASFDLKSLIGMVYRRFWLIVSGFLVVFLAVAYITFTATPVYKASTTIQLGANQENVIDLGSVLGGIVANTAAIDTEVMVISSKSLLSKVADRQKLIEDPEFNWTLVEYKPGLIDGLVTPIKKGLGMRTERVDPYAGLSAEEREAAIMESVVEALSGRVNVSRVGTTYLLTVEVMSTSPETAARLANAVADQYRVQQLDTKLDATRRATEWLGERVSGLRDEVAEKENRVEVYRAQNGLDTAMGTTLAEQKIADLTKQKTQLDFDLSQARARYENMRRQIDSGTGVDGISEVLNSPLVARLKEQLSILRGRVAELETKLGPQHPELIGARNEVVDVERQMTAEVNRIAENLESEVKALQDQVNAIQGRLNQANAQLRGNSIASVRLRELERDAETSRVLYEEFIARSKETSVQDDLVQADAAILSAASVPGSPAAPKKKLNLLIGAVLGAAIGAAMAIIAEMFDAKISSTEDIERKLGVSAIGSVPLIRASSLFGLGQTNPADYLVENPLSAYAESVRYLRAAIAFSDLDSETKTVAITSSLPDEGKTSLTLSLGRMSAMSGSRTIVIDGDFRRRQLTEAAGMSPEIGFIEHLFGAGQLSDAIQKDSKTMLDILPLSQSGHTPHDVFGTRAFDDLLSRLRSMYDLILIDTGPLLLMAEARVVAGKVDKTILMVRWRHSTRAAVKQSLNLLRSFNADILGATLNMVDLNRRRHHRDPGASYKAYRKYYQMETKKSVFGFDLNGAGKRKKGSKGPVAVQTPPEHAKKTVEEEVPVGFE